The nucleotide sequence ACAACGTAATTGCCGCCGACGACGAACTGTCCAAAAGCCTCAATGACTTTGCCGGCTGCCTCGGAGCCCTGGCTGCCGTTGAGCAGAATTCGGCGACTGGACGCAAGGTCAAGAGAAAGGCGAAACAAGGTCAGGAGCAGCAGGAGACTGGGGAAAACGGAGAATTGCGCCGGCTTTAGGATCTGCACGGCCGCCAGCAGCACCAGTACCGAGACCGTGATGCTGAGGGTGAATAGCAGGTCGAGAGCAAAACTGGGGAGCGGCACCAGCATGACGAACACCATGCCTACCGTCATTGCGGGAAGCGCCCAGTCTGCGCCACCTTTCTTGATCTCGGTTAACAGGTCGAGTTTTGCGGCCTTCGCCATTGCTTCCGTTCCTTCGTTTCTTTCGTTCGTCTATTTCGTTCGTTTTGCGTCCTGCCGTACCTTGGCCTGCGCACGGAAAATAACCGCCAGGATTTCAGCCACAGCCGTATACAGCTTGGCGGGAATCTCGCGGCCCACCGGCACGACTCGATACATCAACTGTGCAAGCGGGGGATTTTCAACAATTGGAATTCCATGCCAGCGCGCCACCTCTTTGATTTGCAAAGCCAAAAGATCGCGCGCCTTGGCGACGACCATAGGCGCTGGCATATCCAACTCGTAGCGGACCGCAATGGCAAAGTGCGTTGGATTGGCGATTACCACGGTTGCGGTTTGCGCATCGCGCAACATCTGGGCGCGTCGAATGCGGCGTTGCAGTTGGCGTATCCGGGATTTAACTGCCGGATTTCCTTCTGTCTCTTTGTATTCCTGGCGCAGATCGTCTTTGCTCATGCGGAGATCGCTTTCGTGTTTGCGCCAGACGAGTAGATAGTCGATCGCAGCCCAGACCAGCAGGATGAGCAACGACTTCCACGTAACTTCAAACAGCAGGGCGAAGGTCAACCGCAGGAAAGAGAACAGATCCACGTTGGATGCACTGATGATCGCGGGCCATTCGCGCATGATCACGCGTGCCCCGCAATACGCCATCGCAGAAAAAGGGAGCAAGGATTTCAGCAGTCCGCTCAGACCGGAAAGCGAGAAGAGTTGCTGGAGTTTAGCGACAGGATTGATTCGCTTGAGATTCGGAGTCAGCGGGTCGGTTGCAAAGGTAAATCCACCTTGCGCGAGACTGCTGGCAAGAGCAATCGTAAATGCTCCCACCATTGCGGGCACGGCCCAGCGCAGGAGCTCAACACTGGTCCAAAGAAACACCGCACTGGCCGGCTGCAGTGTGGATTGCAAGGAGAACTCGAGGCTCGACCGCAAGAATCCGCGCCACGCTTCGACGGCGTGGGATGCTTGCCATGCAAAGATACCGAATGCCGCCGCCGCCGCGAGCACGCTGGGGAGTTCGCGCGTGCGGACGACCTGGCCCTGTTCACGGGCCTTTTGGCGTCGACGCGGTGTCGGTTTTTCTGTCTTGTGCTCGGACATTACATTTACCTGGCTAACACCAACACACGTTCGGTCAGAGAGAGCGATTGCTGCATGACTTTGGAAAACAGGGTCGGCCAGTAAGGAAGCGCTCCTGCCAGCAACAAAACAGAGAGCATGGCTTTCACCGCTGGTCCGAGAAATAGAACTGGCATCTGCGGAGCAGCTTTGCTCAACAGTCCCAGCAGGAGGTCCGCGACAATCGTGGCCGCGAGAACCGGGGCGGCGATCTGTACGCCGAGTCCGAGAATGCTTCCTCCGCAGCGCAAGATGGCCACAAAGAATCCAGGGCCGAAGGTTGCGAGACCGGGAGGAACGCTCTCGAAACTCTGCGCCAGCAGACGCAAGATCCAGTGATGAACATCGAGCGCAAGGAACGTCAGCAGGGCCATTAATTCCGTGAACAGCGATACCACTGTGGTTTCGACCTGGGTTTGCGGATCGAGAATATTGACCAGCGAGTAGCCCATCTGCACGCTCATAACGTGACCCGCGACCTGAACCCCTTCGAACAGCAGGTTGGTGGTGATACCCATTCCGACTCCGACCAGAACTTCACATCCCAGTACCCAAAGCCACCGCTCGACTGGCGGGGTCTGCAATCTTCCGGAGAGCGCGGGATACAGAACCGCCGTGATCGCGATCATGAGGACAGCTTTCATCCGGACCGGAATTGCAGCGTGGCCAAAGAACGGCACGAAGATCATCAGTCCCGAAATGCGGGAGCCTATGACCAGCAATGCGCCGAGGAATTTGGCCAGTGGAATGTCCATGCTTAGCGGTAGCTCCCCAGGGTTGAGAAAAGGTCGATCGTGAAATGAGCCATCTGGCGCCACATCCACGGCATCATGACGAAAGCAGCGGCGGCGGACGCGAGCAGGCGAGGAACCGTGGAAATGGTCGAGTCCTGCAAGGAAGTCAACACCTGCGCAATATTGATGAGAAGGCTGACTACAAGAGCTACGCCCAGGATTGGTCCACCCAAACGGAAGACTTCAAGCAGCGTGCGTTGCCCGAGTTGGACCACTTGTTCAACAGGCATAGTTTTATCCGAAGGCCTTCATGAGCGACCCGATAACTAGATTCCAGCCGTCCACCATGACGAACAACAGCAATTTCACCGGCGTGGAAATCACGACCGGGGGGAGTTGAAACATTCCGATCGAGGTCGTGATGGAGGCAACGACCATGTCAATAATCAGGAATGGAAGAAAGAGGACGGCGCCAATCTGGAATCCAGTCCGTAGTTCAGAAATGATGTAAGCGGGAACGACCACGCGCAGAGAAATATCCTTCGGATCGCGCGGACGAGGTTCCTTTGCCAAATCGATGAAGAGTGCCAGATCTTTTTCACGCACGAAGTGCAGCATGAAGTCCTCGACCGGTTGCGCGGCTCGCGTGAAGGCATGCATGGCGGTAATCCGGCCCTGCTGATACGGTTCCACTGCGTTGTGGACGATCACGGTGCCCACCGGTTGCATGACAAAGAAGGTGAGGATCAACGCCAGTCCGATGAGCGTCTGGTTGGAAGGCGTGGTTTGCAGCCCAAGAGCCTGGCGCAGGAAATGGAAGACGACCAACAGCCGCGCAAACGGGGTAATACACAGCAGGATCGACGGAATGAGCGTCAGAAAGGTCAGCAGGACGGCAATGTTCAGCGCCGAATTGTTTCCGACTCCGATGATTCGAATTTCACCGTTCTGTTCTTTGGAGTCCTTCGTGGGCAGCACGGGAGGGGGCGAATCATCCTTTGACGATTGCGGAGTCCCGGGTGTTGCGGGAGTTGGGTCTACTGATGCCGGGAGAGTAGCTGGAGTAGATGCAAGCGCCGGCTCAATCTCAGCGGCGGTCGAGACCGCTGGGATCATGAGGAGCATGATCCCTGCCAGCAAGCTTGTGAGGCGAGGAAACTTCATCGGAGCAAGCCGGCATCGACAGATTTGTTTTGCAGCACTGCAGAAAACGATCCCTGGTCGTTAAGTTTTGCGAGCATAGAGACGCTGCCGGTCGAGCCTCCCAGAAGGAAGCTCTCGCAATCGACTCTGACAATGGCAAGAAATCGCTTATCGCCCAGTGAGACGCTCTCACAAACGCGCATGCGCTTTTGCGGAGCGCGCATGTTCCTGAAGTAGCGCAGAAGGACATTCCAGATGCCGCGCTGGGAAGAATTTGAGGGCAGCTCGAGCTTGCCTTCGGAAGTTGGACTCGGCGAGAGCGGGTTGGGCGTGCGCGATGTAGACGAAGCGGTTCGAGTACGCAGGGCGGTCGTACGGCGTCCGCGTTGCTTCCCAATATCTTTTGCGCGGCTGGTCCGGCGATTCCGGAGAGCAGGCTGCCGCGCAGGTTCTGTGCTTTCAACTTCGGTCACGCCAACTTCGGGAACATCGATAATCATAGGAGCTCCGTAATTCTTGCGGCCAGGTGATCGCCGACGACGTCAAGCTTGGCCCAGGCCATTAGTTTTCCGTTCACCAGGACCGGTATTTGAGCACCGGCGGGAATGGTCCCCTGCACAATCGAGCCCGGTGCCAGATGCAGTAACTCCTGCACTGAAAAACGTTCCAGGACAGTTTCTAAACAAACGGTTAAGGGTATCCATCCCAGCTTTTTCAGCGGGTTATTGACCGTCACCGTTGGTTGCTCGATCACTTCAGCCATTGCGACTTCGCTCCGTCGTTCGATACTTCAGCGCTGTACCAGGAATTCCGTGAAGTACACTTCGCGTACTCCGAGCTCGGGCAATCGCTCCTTCAGAGCGGCCAGAATCTGTTCTTTCAACTTCCGCTTCCCTTCCACTGTGGTTACATCCTGAGGCTTCGCTGCCATGAGGACGTTCAGGATGGCGTCCCTCAAAATCGCGGTAGGCGATACCACATTGCTCTTCGAATCCTTGAGGTCGCGATCAAGACCCAGGTCGATCCCCACTCGCAGATAAGTGCGCTGGTCGGGATCGTCGATATTGAGAGTGAAGGTCTC is from Acidobacteriota bacterium and encodes:
- a CDS encoding flagellar biosynthetic protein FliQ, whose protein sequence is MPVEQVVQLGQRTLLEVFRLGGPILGVALVVSLLINIAQVLTSLQDSTISTVPRLLASAAAAFVMMPWMWRQMAHFTIDLFSTLGSYR
- a CDS encoding EscU/YscU/HrcU family type III secretion system export apparatus switch protein; translated protein: MSEHKTEKPTPRRRQKAREQGQVVRTRELPSVLAAAAAFGIFAWQASHAVEAWRGFLRSSLEFSLQSTLQPASAVFLWTSVELLRWAVPAMVGAFTIALASSLAQGGFTFATDPLTPNLKRINPVAKLQQLFSLSGLSGLLKSLLPFSAMAYCGARVIMREWPAIISASNVDLFSFLRLTFALLFEVTWKSLLILLVWAAIDYLLVWRKHESDLRMSKDDLRQEYKETEGNPAVKSRIRQLQRRIRRAQMLRDAQTATVVIANPTHFAIAVRYELDMPAPMVVAKARDLLALQIKEVARWHGIPIVENPPLAQLMYRVVPVGREIPAKLYTAVAEILAVIFRAQAKVRQDAKRTK
- a CDS encoding FliM/FliN family flagellar motor switch protein; translation: MAEVIEQPTVTVNNPLKKLGWIPLTVCLETVLERFSVQELLHLAPGSIVQGTIPAGAQIPVLVNGKLMAWAKLDVVGDHLAARITELL
- a CDS encoding flagellar biosynthetic protein FliO, with translation MIIDVPEVGVTEVESTEPARQPALRNRRTSRAKDIGKQRGRRTTALRTRTASSTSRTPNPLSPSPTSEGKLELPSNSSQRGIWNVLLRYFRNMRAPQKRMRVCESVSLGDKRFLAIVRVDCESFLLGGSTGSVSMLAKLNDQGSFSAVLQNKSVDAGLLR
- a CDS encoding flagellar basal body-associated FliL family protein, with the translated sequence MSTPESKNGKSSKTTVILAVLVTLGLNAAVYFFWLRHTSAEAAPGHSSSAPVAAVLHLETFTLNIDDPDQRTYLRVGIDLGLDRDLKDSKSNVVSPTAILRDAILNVLMAAKPQDVTTVEGKRKLKEQILAALKERLPELGVREVYFTEFLVQR
- the fliP gene encoding flagellar type III secretion system pore protein FliP (The bacterial flagellar biogenesis protein FliP forms a type III secretion system (T3SS)-type pore required for flagellar assembly.); this encodes MIPAVSTAAEIEPALASTPATLPASVDPTPATPGTPQSSKDDSPPPVLPTKDSKEQNGEIRIIGVGNNSALNIAVLLTFLTLIPSILLCITPFARLLVVFHFLRQALGLQTTPSNQTLIGLALILTFFVMQPVGTVIVHNAVEPYQQGRITAMHAFTRAAQPVEDFMLHFVREKDLALFIDLAKEPRPRDPKDISLRVVVPAYIISELRTGFQIGAVLFLPFLIIDMVVASITTSIGMFQLPPVVISTPVKLLLFVMVDGWNLVIGSLMKAFG
- the fliR gene encoding flagellar biosynthetic protein FliR — protein: MDIPLAKFLGALLVIGSRISGLMIFVPFFGHAAIPVRMKAVLMIAITAVLYPALSGRLQTPPVERWLWVLGCEVLVGVGMGITTNLLFEGVQVAGHVMSVQMGYSLVNILDPQTQVETTVVSLFTELMALLTFLALDVHHWILRLLAQSFESVPPGLATFGPGFFVAILRCGGSILGLGVQIAAPVLAATIVADLLLGLLSKAAPQMPVLFLGPAVKAMLSVLLLAGALPYWPTLFSKVMQQSLSLTERVLVLAR